The following are from one region of the Halodesulfurarchaeum sp. HSR-GB genome:
- the nrfD gene encoding NrfD/PsrC family molybdoenzyme membrane anchor subunit, producing the protein MVNPLLPAEFWGLSIGIYLFLGGLAGGAYVAGAVADLLSTRQPERQDSYFATARWSMVIAVGAIAVGGLLLVSHLGEPLNVLQFWLFTNSQSWMTIGIWVIVLFTLLAMVQALWLGFGRENGFAVSIGPIDTLARITRPSERVRRGITAFGIAVGVLLAVYTALLISATGDVVPLWDPTWLPLLFLTSSLSIGIAAVFGLTTLTQGVIETGVEKFSLADDVIILAEMGVLAILLVTLQNGNSTAVETVQYIMQDGWLLFWGGVVGVGLVAPLVLSAALILVERRVDLHGNAKTLRRVRGAYVLKFGLVVVGGLLLRLTIIFGALNVPIIGA; encoded by the coding sequence ATGGTAAATCCGCTCCTGCCCGCCGAGTTCTGGGGGCTCTCGATCGGGATCTACCTGTTCCTGGGCGGCCTGGCCGGCGGGGCGTACGTCGCCGGGGCCGTCGCCGACCTCCTCAGCACCAGACAGCCAGAGCGACAGGACTCCTACTTCGCCACGGCCCGCTGGAGTATGGTGATCGCGGTCGGTGCGATCGCCGTCGGTGGGCTCCTGCTGGTCTCACACCTCGGCGAACCGCTGAACGTGCTGCAGTTCTGGTTGTTCACGAACTCCCAGTCCTGGATGACGATCGGGATCTGGGTCATCGTCCTGTTCACGCTCCTCGCGATGGTGCAGGCCCTCTGGCTGGGCTTCGGTCGCGAGAACGGGTTTGCCGTGAGCATCGGCCCGATCGACACCCTCGCCAGAATAACTCGTCCCTCCGAGCGTGTTCGGCGGGGAATCACCGCCTTCGGAATCGCCGTCGGCGTGCTGCTGGCGGTCTACACGGCGCTTCTGATCAGCGCAACCGGGGACGTCGTCCCGCTGTGGGACCCGACCTGGCTCCCACTGCTGTTCCTGACCAGTAGCCTCTCGATCGGCATCGCGGCCGTCTTCGGGCTGACAACCCTGACACAGGGGGTCATCGAAACCGGCGTGGAGAAGTTCAGCCTCGCCGACGACGTGATCATCCTCGCCGAGATGGGCGTGCTCGCGATCCTTCTGGTGACACTGCAGAACGGCAACTCGACCGCCGTCGAAACCGTCCAGTACATCATGCAGGACGGCTGGCTCCTGTTCTGGGGCGGCGTGGTCGGTGTCGGACTGGTGGCGCCACTGGTCCTCTCGGCGGCCCTGATCCTCGTCGAACGGCGGGTCGACCTCCACGGGAACGCGAAGACGCTGCGCCGGGTCCGTGGGGCCTACGTCCTCAAGTTCGGCCTCGTGGTCGTCGGTGGCCTCCTGCTTCGGCTCACGATCATCTTCGGCGCGCTGAACGTGCCGATCATCGGTGCGTGA